The following coding sequences are from one Verrucosispora sp. WMMD573 window:
- a CDS encoding lysophospholipid acyltransferase family protein has product MGRRRLGFWQWFAVVLVKPVMTIWTRRTWRGMEHLDQDGPVIIVPNHISHADPLVSAHFVYDAGRWPQFLGKASVFKVPVIGWILHRCKQIPVERGSVDAVKSLDALVKALDEGGAVIIYPEGTTSREPDLWPMKGKTGAARLALATGAPVVPLAMWGPERIFDPRRARINLRPRIPVTVVAGPPIDLSRWAGAAPSRQVLEEMTDVIMLRLRDMLADIRGGTPPPLWQRTTRPQPDRPRPEAAA; this is encoded by the coding sequence GTGGGTCGGCGGAGGCTGGGATTCTGGCAATGGTTCGCCGTGGTGCTGGTGAAGCCAGTGATGACCATCTGGACCCGGCGTACCTGGCGGGGCATGGAACACCTGGACCAGGACGGTCCCGTGATCATCGTGCCGAACCACATCTCGCACGCCGACCCGCTGGTCTCCGCGCACTTCGTCTACGACGCCGGGCGGTGGCCGCAGTTCCTCGGCAAGGCGAGCGTGTTCAAGGTGCCGGTGATCGGCTGGATCCTGCACCGGTGTAAGCAGATTCCGGTCGAGCGGGGCTCGGTCGACGCGGTGAAGTCGCTGGACGCCCTGGTCAAGGCGCTCGACGAGGGCGGTGCCGTGATCATCTACCCGGAGGGCACCACCAGCCGGGAGCCGGACCTGTGGCCGATGAAGGGCAAGACCGGCGCGGCCCGGCTGGCGCTGGCCACCGGCGCCCCGGTGGTGCCGCTGGCGATGTGGGGACCGGAGCGGATCTTCGATCCGCGCCGGGCCCGGATCAACCTGCGCCCCCGGATTCCGGTGACCGTGGTCGCCGGGCCGCCGATCGACCTGAGCCGCTGGGCCGGCGCCGCCCCGAGCCGCCAGGTGCTGGAGGAGATGACTGACGTGATCATGCTGCGCCTGCGGGACATGCTCGCCGACATCCGGGGCGGGACACCACCGCCGCTGTGGCAGCGCACCACCCGCCCGCAGCCCGACCGTCCGCGCCCGGAGGCGGCAGCATGA
- a CDS encoding endonuclease/exonuclease/phosphatase family protein codes for MSQRRLGTATLALGLVVLTDVLRVFLPSVITIFGQAASTPAELLGAFAVGWFVLALAAPALVARVGPATVGVTAVLALGAARLALTAAPGGRAQLWLATAGLLAGLVWLAATAARVAYPVPGLVLGLTAGALCHALLGTYDLVWWGRWPAWAASVAVVAALLAAETAFGRGRASAPPVEVPPTRRGWLLVGPALLLGGMVALSPAVAISAMSYWYGEAGTAAPPPFALAPLGVAAPLFLLGALTPPQPRWRAVPPVLLLAGALLFGYGPPTLLTFAILAGAAGLGGCLGLAGGGPSSQRAGRPGTGPGYAAVGGMLVFAVAALVYYAAYDLGYPNEWVPALVAALTGVVAMGGVAASGGHRPPRAAPAPEFPRRRLAVLAAVVALAAAWLHGPWLVASNRAGPPERVRLVAYNIRMGFGLDGRLDLTALERAVGRADVVVLSEVDRGWLLNGGHDTLGLLAARLGMPYVFAPAADPLWGDAVLSRWPVQRPRTRPLPAVGAPTGAQALGVTVDLGAGVRLAVVSTHLQPPPGAAPVVQARAVADFATGYADGAPLVVAGDLNTEPGDPAFTAFTGAGLVDALAAARPLPTSPADDPHEQIDHVFVSPDLIAAEAVAVPSTASDHLPVAVTLTLPNR; via the coding sequence TTGAGTCAGCGTCGTCTCGGCACCGCCACCCTGGCCCTGGGACTCGTCGTCCTGACCGACGTGCTGCGGGTCTTCCTGCCGTCGGTCATCACCATCTTCGGTCAGGCCGCGTCGACCCCGGCCGAGCTGCTCGGCGCGTTCGCCGTCGGCTGGTTCGTGCTGGCGCTCGCCGCGCCGGCCCTCGTCGCGCGGGTCGGCCCTGCCACCGTCGGTGTCACGGCGGTGCTGGCGCTCGGCGCCGCCCGGCTCGCCCTCACCGCCGCGCCGGGTGGCCGGGCCCAACTGTGGCTGGCCACCGCCGGTCTGCTCGCCGGTCTGGTCTGGCTGGCCGCCACGGCCGCCCGGGTCGCGTATCCGGTACCCGGGCTGGTGCTGGGGCTGACCGCGGGTGCGCTGTGCCACGCCCTGCTCGGCACGTACGACCTGGTGTGGTGGGGGCGGTGGCCGGCGTGGGCGGCCAGCGTGGCGGTGGTGGCGGCGCTGCTGGCCGCCGAGACGGCGTTCGGGCGCGGACGCGCCAGCGCTCCACCGGTCGAGGTCCCGCCGACCCGCCGGGGCTGGCTGCTCGTCGGACCGGCGCTGCTGCTCGGCGGCATGGTGGCGCTGTCACCCGCGGTCGCCATCAGCGCCATGTCCTACTGGTACGGCGAGGCGGGAACCGCCGCGCCGCCGCCGTTCGCATTGGCGCCGCTGGGCGTCGCGGCACCACTGTTCCTGCTCGGAGCGCTGACTCCGCCGCAGCCACGATGGCGGGCGGTGCCGCCGGTGCTGCTGCTGGCCGGGGCCCTGCTGTTCGGCTACGGCCCGCCGACGCTGCTCACCTTCGCCATCCTGGCCGGCGCGGCGGGGCTGGGCGGCTGCCTCGGCCTGGCCGGTGGCGGACCGTCGTCGCAGCGCGCCGGCCGGCCCGGCACCGGCCCGGGGTACGCGGCGGTGGGCGGGATGCTCGTCTTCGCCGTCGCCGCGCTGGTCTACTACGCCGCCTACGACCTCGGCTACCCCAACGAGTGGGTGCCGGCCCTGGTGGCCGCCCTGACCGGGGTGGTCGCGATGGGCGGCGTGGCCGCGTCCGGCGGGCACCGGCCACCTCGGGCGGCACCCGCGCCAGAGTTTCCCCGGCGGCGGCTCGCGGTGCTGGCCGCCGTGGTCGCCCTCGCCGCCGCCTGGCTGCACGGGCCGTGGCTGGTGGCCAGCAACCGGGCCGGGCCGCCGGAGCGGGTGCGGTTGGTGGCGTACAACATCCGGATGGGCTTCGGCCTCGACGGCCGCCTCGACCTCACCGCACTGGAACGGGCGGTCGGTCGGGCCGACGTGGTCGTGCTCAGCGAGGTCGACCGGGGTTGGCTGCTCAACGGTGGCCACGACACGCTGGGCCTACTCGCCGCCCGGCTGGGGATGCCCTACGTCTTCGCGCCCGCCGCCGACCCGCTGTGGGGGGACGCGGTGCTCAGCCGGTGGCCGGTGCAACGGCCGCGTACCCGTCCGCTACCGGCGGTGGGCGCGCCCACCGGGGCGCAGGCGCTCGGCGTCACCGTCGACCTCGGTGCCGGCGTACGCCTGGCCGTGGTGAGCACCCACCTGCAACCGCCGCCCGGTGCGGCCCCGGTGGTCCAGGCTCGCGCCGTCGCGGACTTCGCCACCGGGTACGCCGACGGCGCGCCGCTGGTGGTCGCCGGTGACCTCAACACGGAGCCGGGCGATCCGGCCTTCACGGCGTTCACCGGCGCCGGCCTCGTCGATGCGCTCGCCGCCGCCCGCCCGCTGCCGACCAGCCCCGCGGACGATCCGCACGAACAGATCGACCACGTGTTCGTCTCGCCCGACCTGATCGCCGCCGAGGCGGTAGCGGTGCCGAGCACCGCCAGCGACCACCTGCCGGTCGCCGTCACCCTCACCCTGCCCAACCGCTGA
- the cofC gene encoding 2-phospho-L-lactate guanylyltransferase — translation MTQPWTVVVPVKRLAAAKTRLRGGLPGVPHQDLALALAADTLAAVRACPGVAEILVVTDDAQVADAARSAGARVLPDVADAGLNAAFRHGAAGVAGWVAGLTADLPALRPAELAAALRTALSGPPEVRQFVADAPGTGTVLLAAPPGVPLDPRFGPGSAAAHAASGARPLTGDWPSLRRDVDTAGDLAAAARLGLGPRTTALTAGCLTESFCT, via the coding sequence GTGACACAGCCCTGGACGGTGGTGGTGCCGGTCAAACGCCTGGCAGCCGCGAAGACCCGACTGCGTGGCGGGCTGCCGGGCGTACCCCATCAGGATCTGGCCCTGGCGCTGGCCGCCGACACGCTCGCGGCGGTGCGGGCCTGCCCGGGGGTGGCCGAGATCCTCGTGGTGACCGACGACGCCCAGGTCGCCGATGCGGCCCGGTCCGCTGGTGCCCGGGTACTGCCGGACGTCGCGGACGCCGGGCTCAACGCCGCGTTCCGGCACGGCGCGGCGGGCGTCGCCGGCTGGGTGGCCGGGCTCACCGCCGACCTGCCCGCGCTGCGCCCGGCCGAGCTGGCGGCGGCGCTGCGCACGGCGCTGTCCGGTCCGCCGGAGGTACGTCAGTTCGTGGCCGATGCCCCGGGCACCGGCACCGTGCTGCTGGCCGCCCCGCCGGGCGTACCGCTGGACCCGCGCTTCGGACCTGGCTCGGCCGCCGCGCACGCGGCCAGCGGTGCCCGCCCGCTCACCGGCGACTGGCCGAGCCTGCGGCGCGACGTGGACACCGCCGGCGATCTGGCCGCCGCGGCGCGGCTCGGGCTCGGCCCGCGTACCACGGCGCTCACCGCCGGCTGCCTCACCGAGTCCTTCTGCACCTGA
- a CDS encoding NUDIX hydrolase has translation MAGVTEIRAAGGVVWRPAGADSVEVCLVHRPRYGDWTLPKGKLEPGEHPLLAAAREVAEEADAQAAPQLRLPSVRYRSEGRLKVVDYWSMRAVGTGGFQPDTEVDEVRWLAVDDAMTLVSYPHDVEVLAAFAALPPVTAVLVLVRHGHAGKRLAWPGPDTGRPLDARGWSEAQALAPLIGLIRPARLLSASPRRCVQTLDPAAASLDLPIEVCGDLDEPSAGQQPDECVLAAAARLAALAAAREPAAVCSQGKVIPGALERLAGRCGDWTTGKGGGWLLAFAGDRLVAADRL, from the coding sequence GTGGCTGGCGTGACCGAGATCCGGGCGGCCGGCGGCGTGGTGTGGCGCCCGGCCGGCGCCGACAGCGTCGAGGTGTGCCTGGTGCACCGGCCCCGGTACGGAGACTGGACGCTGCCGAAGGGCAAGTTGGAGCCGGGCGAGCATCCGCTGCTCGCCGCCGCCCGGGAGGTCGCCGAGGAGGCCGACGCGCAGGCCGCGCCGCAGCTACGGCTGCCGTCGGTGCGGTACCGCAGCGAAGGCCGGCTCAAGGTGGTCGACTACTGGTCGATGCGGGCGGTGGGCACCGGCGGATTCCAGCCGGACACCGAGGTCGACGAGGTCCGTTGGCTGGCCGTCGACGACGCGATGACCCTGGTGAGCTATCCGCACGACGTGGAGGTGCTGGCCGCGTTCGCGGCGCTGCCACCGGTCACCGCGGTCCTGGTGCTGGTGCGGCACGGCCACGCGGGCAAGCGGCTGGCCTGGCCCGGCCCGGACACCGGGCGGCCACTGGATGCCCGGGGCTGGTCCGAGGCGCAGGCGTTGGCGCCGCTGATCGGGCTGATCCGCCCGGCACGGCTGCTGTCCGCATCGCCACGCCGGTGTGTGCAGACCCTCGATCCGGCCGCCGCGTCGTTGGATCTGCCGATCGAGGTCTGCGGCGACCTGGACGAGCCGAGCGCCGGCCAGCAGCCCGACGAGTGCGTGCTGGCCGCCGCCGCACGCCTGGCGGCGCTGGCCGCCGCCAGGGAACCGGCGGCGGTCTGTAGTCAGGGCAAGGTGATTCCGGGCGCCCTGGAGCGTTTGGCGGGGCGGTGTGGTGACTGGACCACCGGCAAGGGCGGCGGTTGGCTGCTCGCCTTCGCCGGTGACCGCCTCGTCGCCGCCGACCGCCTCTGA
- a CDS encoding HU family DNA-binding protein yields MNKAELIEALAVRLGDRKTATAALDAVLAEVQAAVTKGEKVAITGFGAFEKRVRGARTARNPRTGEAVKVKKTSVPTFRPGAGFKEMVASGKVPKATAAAKKTAGATAKTTGAKATAAKKTTAAKSTAAKKTTAAKSTAAKKTTASKTAAAKKTTATKTTAKAAPAKKAATKKAAPAKKTAAATKATAARKTATAKKAPAKKAPARKAATRR; encoded by the coding sequence GTGAACAAGGCCGAGCTCATCGAGGCGCTCGCCGTTCGCCTGGGGGACCGGAAAACGGCGACGGCCGCGCTCGACGCGGTCCTCGCTGAGGTCCAGGCGGCGGTCACCAAGGGCGAGAAGGTGGCGATCACCGGTTTCGGAGCGTTCGAGAAGCGTGTACGGGGCGCGCGAACAGCCCGCAACCCGCGTACGGGGGAGGCGGTGAAGGTCAAGAAGACCTCGGTGCCGACGTTCCGCCCCGGCGCCGGGTTCAAGGAGATGGTGGCCAGCGGCAAGGTGCCGAAGGCCACGGCTGCGGCGAAGAAGACCGCCGGAGCCACCGCCAAGACCACAGGTGCCAAGGCGACCGCGGCGAAGAAGACGACCGCGGCGAAGAGCACCGCGGCGAAGAAGACGACCGCGGCGAAGAGCACCGCAGCCAAGAAGACCACGGCGAGCAAGACCGCGGCGGCCAAGAAGACCACCGCGACCAAGACGACCGCGAAGGCCGCTCCGGCGAAGAAGGCTGCCACCAAGAAGGCCGCCCCGGCGAAGAAGACCGCCGCGGCGACCAAGGCGACGGCGGCTCGGAAGACCGCGACGGCCAAGAAGGCACCGGCGAAGAAGGCGCCGGCCAGGAAGGCTGCGACCCGGCGCTGA
- a CDS encoding NAD(P)H-dependent glycerol-3-phosphate dehydrogenase, whose product MSGHVAVLGAGSWGTAFAKILADAGREVTLWARRQPIADVIRTDRRNPEYLPGVVLPERVTGTGDPVEAIKGAEMVVLAVPSQTLRGNLAEWVEHLHPEATLVSLMKGIELGTTKRMSEVIVETAAVAADRVVVVSGPNLAPEIAAEQPAATVVACTDSERATLVQRSITTPYFRPYTNDDVIGCELGGAVKNVIALAYGIATAMGFGHNTRAMLVTRGLAETARLGVALGADPLTFAGLAGMGDLVASCSSPSARNRTFGEHLGRGASLEEARVATRQTAEGVKSALAIRDLARAHGVEMPITEQVELVCHEGVDPRLAVQALMSRTTKPE is encoded by the coding sequence GTGAGTGGGCACGTGGCGGTGCTGGGGGCGGGGTCGTGGGGTACGGCGTTCGCGAAGATCCTCGCCGATGCCGGCCGGGAGGTGACGCTCTGGGCGCGGCGACAGCCGATCGCCGACGTGATCCGCACGGACCGGCGTAACCCGGAGTACCTGCCCGGGGTGGTGCTGCCGGAACGGGTCACCGGAACCGGCGACCCCGTCGAGGCGATCAAGGGCGCCGAGATGGTGGTGCTGGCGGTGCCGTCGCAGACGCTGCGCGGCAACCTCGCCGAGTGGGTGGAGCACCTGCACCCCGAGGCCACCCTGGTGTCACTGATGAAGGGCATCGAACTGGGCACCACCAAGCGGATGAGCGAGGTGATCGTCGAGACCGCAGCGGTCGCGGCGGACCGGGTGGTGGTGGTCTCCGGTCCCAACCTGGCACCGGAGATCGCGGCGGAGCAACCGGCGGCCACCGTGGTCGCCTGCACCGATTCCGAGCGGGCCACCCTGGTGCAGCGGTCGATCACCACGCCCTACTTCCGCCCGTACACCAACGACGACGTGATCGGCTGCGAGCTGGGCGGGGCGGTCAAGAACGTGATCGCGCTGGCGTACGGCATCGCCACCGCGATGGGCTTCGGCCACAACACCCGGGCGATGCTGGTCACCCGTGGGCTGGCCGAGACCGCCCGGCTCGGGGTGGCCCTCGGCGCGGACCCGCTCACCTTCGCGGGTCTCGCCGGGATGGGTGATCTGGTGGCCTCCTGCTCGTCACCGTCGGCCCGCAACCGCACCTTCGGCGAGCACCTCGGTCGAGGCGCGTCCCTGGAGGAGGCGCGGGTGGCCACCCGGCAGACCGCCGAGGGGGTGAAGAGCGCGCTGGCGATCCGGGACCTGGCCCGCGCGCACGGGGTGGAAATGCCGATCACCGAGCAGGTCGAGCTGGTATGTCACGAGGGGGTGGACCCACGGTTGGCGGTCCAGGCCCTGATGAGCCGCACCACGAAGCCGGAATGA
- a CDS encoding cold-shock protein, giving the protein MQGTVATFDAATRSGLLLLDDGTELPFPARAFDASGLRLLRLGQRVRVETDAAGVVVRVTLPTMS; this is encoded by the coding sequence ATGCAGGGCACGGTGGCGACCTTCGACGCGGCGACCCGCAGCGGGCTGCTGCTGCTGGACGACGGCACCGAGCTGCCCTTCCCGGCCCGGGCGTTCGACGCCTCCGGGCTGCGCCTGCTCCGCCTCGGCCAGCGGGTCCGCGTGGAGACCGACGCCGCCGGCGTCGTCGTACGCGTGACACTGCCGACGATGTCCTGA
- a CDS encoding RNA degradosome polyphosphate kinase, whose translation MSTPRERPASPAATDHTTSRNGGRPRGTDGRFRSTRPIPDDAPASDPAAASAGLEEVLDPVSEPGLPQPADDPAPAHPLPEDRFLNRELSWLDFNARVLALAEDQSNPLLERAKFLAIFASNLDEFYMVRVAGLKRRLSAGLPVRGGDGLPLRTQLALISEKAAALVARQAACYVDDLVPRLATEDIRVLRWSDLGDAERERLRTYFREKIFPVLTPLAVDPAHPFPYISGRSLNLAVAVRDPDGGPELFARVKVPNNVPRFVRVDRDQPGVRMLPVEDLISVHLGQLFSGMQVVECHLFRVTRNAEVEVDEDRDEDLLQALERELARRRFGPPVRLEVAASISDHMLELLVRELDMDTQDVLRVRGLLDLSALWQLYGEADRPDLKDPPFVPATHPRLAEGEVPRSVFATLRDGDVLVHHPYHSFATSVQRFIEQAAADPNVLAIKQTLYRTSGDSPIVDALVDAAAAGKQVVVLVELKARFDEVANIGWARTLERAGCHVVYGLVGLKTHCKTALVVRQEGNQIRRYCHIGTGNYHPKTARLYEDFGMLTADPEIGADLTDLFNVLTGYSRQTAYRRLLVAPQGIRSGLIERIEREINHVRLGMPGLVQFKVNSLVDEEITDALYRASQAGVHVDLIIRGMCTLRPGVPGLSENIRVHSILGRFLEHSRVFRFGNNGDAEFWIGSADLMHRNLDRRVEALVQVTDPVARAELDHVLGAAMSPDVDAFELAGDGTWSRRAGRPEAPLSHLQHLLLRRVGSTAG comes from the coding sequence GTGAGCACCCCTCGCGAACGCCCCGCCAGCCCCGCCGCCACCGACCACACCACCAGCCGCAACGGAGGTCGCCCTCGGGGGACCGACGGGCGGTTCCGCAGCACCCGCCCGATCCCCGACGACGCCCCGGCCAGCGACCCGGCGGCGGCCTCCGCCGGCCTGGAGGAGGTGCTGGACCCGGTCTCGGAACCGGGCCTGCCGCAGCCCGCCGACGACCCGGCGCCCGCCCATCCGCTGCCGGAGGACCGGTTCCTCAACCGGGAGCTGTCCTGGCTCGACTTCAACGCCCGGGTGCTCGCCCTGGCCGAGGACCAGAGCAACCCGCTGCTGGAACGGGCCAAGTTCCTGGCCATCTTCGCCAGCAACCTCGACGAGTTCTACATGGTGCGGGTGGCCGGGCTGAAACGCCGGCTCTCCGCCGGCCTACCCGTGCGGGGCGGCGACGGGCTGCCCCTGCGTACCCAGCTGGCGCTGATCTCCGAGAAGGCCGCCGCGCTGGTGGCCCGGCAGGCCGCCTGTTACGTCGACGACCTGGTGCCCAGGCTCGCCACCGAGGACATCCGGGTGCTGCGCTGGTCCGACCTGGGCGATGCCGAGCGGGAACGGCTGCGCACCTACTTCCGGGAGAAGATCTTCCCGGTGCTCACCCCGCTGGCGGTCGACCCGGCCCACCCGTTCCCGTACATCTCGGGCCGATCGCTCAACCTGGCCGTCGCGGTACGCGATCCGGACGGCGGGCCGGAGCTGTTCGCCCGGGTGAAGGTGCCCAACAACGTGCCCCGGTTCGTCCGGGTCGACCGCGACCAGCCCGGGGTCCGCATGCTGCCGGTGGAGGATCTCATCTCGGTGCACCTCGGTCAGCTCTTCTCCGGCATGCAGGTGGTCGAGTGCCACCTGTTCCGGGTAACCCGTAACGCCGAGGTCGAGGTCGACGAGGACCGGGACGAGGACCTGCTCCAGGCGCTGGAGCGGGAGCTGGCCCGCCGCCGCTTCGGCCCGCCGGTACGGCTGGAGGTGGCCGCCTCGATCTCCGACCACATGCTGGAACTGCTCGTCCGGGAACTGGACATGGACACCCAGGACGTGCTGCGGGTCCGGGGCCTACTGGATCTCTCCGCGCTCTGGCAGTTGTACGGCGAGGCCGACCGGCCCGACCTGAAGGACCCGCCCTTCGTCCCGGCCACCCATCCCCGGCTCGCCGAGGGCGAGGTGCCGCGCAGCGTCTTCGCCACCCTGCGCGACGGCGACGTGCTGGTGCACCACCCGTACCACTCCTTCGCCACCAGCGTGCAACGCTTCATCGAGCAGGCCGCCGCCGACCCGAACGTGCTGGCCATCAAGCAGACGCTCTATCGCACCAGCGGTGACTCACCGATCGTGGACGCGCTTGTCGACGCCGCCGCCGCCGGCAAGCAGGTGGTGGTGCTCGTCGAGCTGAAGGCCCGCTTCGACGAGGTGGCGAACATCGGTTGGGCCCGCACCCTGGAACGGGCCGGCTGTCACGTGGTGTACGGCCTGGTCGGCCTCAAGACCCACTGCAAGACCGCCCTGGTGGTACGCCAGGAGGGCAACCAGATCCGCCGCTACTGCCACATCGGCACCGGCAACTACCATCCGAAGACCGCCCGGCTCTACGAGGACTTCGGCATGCTCACCGCCGACCCGGAGATCGGCGCCGACCTGACCGACCTGTTCAACGTGCTCACCGGGTACAGCCGGCAGACCGCGTACCGGAGGCTGCTGGTGGCACCGCAGGGCATTCGCAGCGGCCTCATCGAGCGGATCGAGCGGGAGATCAACCATGTCCGGCTGGGCATGCCGGGGCTCGTCCAGTTCAAGGTGAACTCGCTGGTCGACGAGGAGATCACCGACGCGCTGTACCGGGCGTCCCAGGCCGGTGTGCATGTCGATCTGATCATCCGAGGGATGTGCACGCTGCGACCGGGGGTCCCCGGCCTGTCGGAGAACATCCGGGTGCACTCGATCCTCGGTCGCTTCCTGGAACACTCGCGGGTCTTCCGCTTCGGCAACAACGGCGACGCGGAGTTCTGGATCGGCTCCGCCGACCTGATGCACCGCAATCTGGACCGGCGGGTGGAGGCACTGGTCCAGGTCACCGACCCGGTGGCCCGGGCGGAACTGGACCATGTGCTCGGTGCCGCGATGAGCCCGGACGTGGACGCGTTCGAGCTGGCCGGCGACGGCACCTGGAGCCGCCGGGCGGGCCGGCCGGAGGCGCCCCTGAGCCACCTTCAGCACCTGCTGCTGCGTCGCGTCGGCAGCACGGCCGGCTGA
- the leuD gene encoding 3-isopropylmalate dehydratase small subunit, which yields MDKFTVHTGTALPLRRSDVDTDQIIPAVYLKRVTRTGFADGLFSAWREDPAFVLNDQAYSGASILVAGPEFGTGSSREHAVWALRDFGFRVVISPRFGDIFRGNALKEGLLPVELELKAVEEIWRLVEENPTTPVVVDLTTREVRVGTAIWSFPLDDFSRWRLMEGLDDIGLTLRHEDRISAFEADRPAFLPRVA from the coding sequence ATGGACAAGTTCACCGTGCACACCGGCACCGCCCTGCCGCTGCGGCGGTCCGACGTGGACACTGATCAGATCATCCCCGCCGTGTACCTCAAGCGGGTGACCCGGACCGGATTCGCCGACGGGCTGTTCAGCGCGTGGCGTGAGGACCCGGCATTCGTGCTCAACGATCAAGCTTATTCGGGAGCGTCGATTCTGGTGGCCGGCCCCGAGTTCGGCACCGGGTCATCACGGGAGCACGCCGTGTGGGCGCTGCGTGACTTCGGCTTCCGGGTGGTGATCTCGCCGCGCTTCGGTGACATCTTTCGCGGGAACGCCCTCAAGGAAGGGCTGCTTCCGGTTGAGCTCGAATTGAAAGCCGTCGAGGAAATCTGGCGCCTGGTAGAGGAGAATCCGACCACTCCGGTGGTCGTCGACCTGACCACGCGCGAGGTGCGGGTCGGCACCGCCATCTGGTCGTTCCCGCTCGACGACTTCAGCCGATGGCGGCTGATGGAGGGCTTGGACGACATTGGACTCACCCTCCGCCACGAGGACCGGATCAGCGCCTTCGAGGCTGACCGACCGGCCTTCCTGCCCCGGGTCGCGTAG
- a CDS encoding CYTH and CHAD domain-containing protein, with the protein MVEEERKFTVEAGWLLPDLSPAVPPSGSVRALPPATLVATYHDTVDLRLARAGVSLRYREGDEVPWTVKLPTGSPGLRHEISRPGTADAMPAELVELVTVFHRGAALAPAAVVRTVRHAREVVDEAGRVLAEVVDDQVTVLDAEGATTGAFREVEVERKAGDAALLDRLTELLSAAGAQGGDFTPKHVRALGRAATAEPDLVTPDELPADPSAATVVTEAVRREVARLLAHDPLVRLRAPVGDDDTAVHQMRVACRRLRSDLKTFGPLVRPAWARPLRTELKWLADALGPARDAEVLRERLRRTAAVDPVSPVDPAAVDRLDAVLADWQEEALTGVDEALRSTRYLALVDALVLAARAPRLTPRSDAPARRVLPRIVARPWRRLAGTTKKPGGVAMLHPTGPDEQWHTVRKQGKQARSAVTAVAPVLGGDAAKLARALAKVQNLLGEHQDAAVAAETWRTVAETRPDDHQLAVAAGRLLERERAAVRRARADFPYAWRRASRRRRTRWLA; encoded by the coding sequence ATGGTCGAGGAGGAACGGAAGTTCACGGTGGAGGCCGGGTGGCTGCTGCCCGACCTCTCCCCCGCCGTGCCGCCGTCGGGGAGCGTCCGGGCGCTGCCGCCGGCGACCCTCGTCGCCACCTACCACGACACCGTGGACCTGCGGCTGGCCCGGGCGGGTGTCTCGCTGCGCTACCGCGAGGGTGACGAGGTGCCGTGGACGGTGAAGTTGCCGACCGGCAGTCCCGGTCTTCGCCACGAGATCTCCCGCCCCGGCACCGCCGACGCGATGCCGGCGGAACTGGTCGAGCTGGTCACGGTCTTCCACCGGGGTGCCGCGCTGGCCCCGGCGGCGGTGGTGCGTACCGTCCGGCACGCCCGGGAGGTCGTCGACGAGGCCGGCCGGGTGCTGGCCGAGGTGGTCGACGACCAGGTCACCGTGCTCGACGCCGAGGGTGCCACCACCGGCGCCTTCCGCGAGGTGGAGGTCGAGCGCAAGGCCGGTGACGCGGCACTGCTCGACCGGCTCACCGAGCTGCTGAGCGCCGCCGGCGCCCAGGGTGGCGACTTCACCCCCAAGCACGTACGCGCGCTCGGCCGGGCGGCCACCGCCGAACCGGACCTGGTGACCCCGGACGAACTGCCGGCCGATCCGAGCGCCGCGACGGTGGTCACCGAGGCGGTACGCCGCGAGGTGGCCCGGCTGTTGGCGCACGACCCGCTGGTCCGGCTGCGGGCACCGGTCGGCGACGACGACACCGCCGTGCACCAGATGCGAGTGGCCTGCCGGCGGTTGCGCAGCGACCTGAAGACCTTCGGTCCGCTGGTCCGCCCCGCGTGGGCCCGGCCGCTGCGCACCGAGTTGAAGTGGCTGGCGGACGCCCTCGGGCCGGCCCGGGACGCCGAGGTGCTGCGGGAACGGCTGCGTCGCACCGCCGCCGTCGACCCGGTCAGCCCGGTGGATCCGGCGGCGGTCGACCGGCTGGACGCCGTACTCGCCGACTGGCAGGAGGAGGCGCTGACCGGGGTCGACGAGGCGCTGCGCTCAACCCGGTACCTCGCCCTGGTCGACGCGCTGGTGCTGGCGGCCAGGGCGCCGCGACTCACGCCGAGGTCGGACGCACCGGCCCGGCGGGTGCTGCCTCGAATCGTGGCCCGCCCGTGGCGACGACTGGCCGGCACGACGAAGAAGCCCGGCGGCGTCGCGATGCTGCATCCGACCGGACCCGACGAGCAGTGGCACACCGTACGCAAACAGGGCAAGCAGGCCCGCTCGGCGGTGACGGCGGTGGCGCCGGTGCTCGGCGGCGACGCGGCGAAGTTGGCCCGGGCGCTGGCGAAGGTGCAGAACCTGCTCGGTGAGCACCAGGACGCGGCGGTGGCCGCCGAGACCTGGCGAACGGTGGCCGAGACTCGACCCGACGACCATCAGTTGGCGGTGGCCGCGGGACGGCTGCTGGAACGCGAGCGGGCGGCCGTGCGGCGGGCGCGCGCCGACTTCCCGTACGCCTGGCGGCGAGCCAGCCGGCGGCGGCGCACCCGGTGGCTGGCGTGA